CAAATTCGAAGCCGGTGCTGAAGACTTTACTGGCTAGATCCCCGCTTGCGCCGTATGCCTTTGCTGCCGCCACCGGTGCGGCCGGCGTGCTGTGCTTCGCACCTTTCGGCCTGTTCTGGCTGACCCCGCTTGTCTGGCTCGGGCTGTTCTTCGCATGGCGCCAAGCCGGCACGCCGCGCCAGGCAGCGCTGACCGGCTTTTGCTTCGGGCTCGGCTTTTTCCTCGGCGGCGTGTCATGGATTTACGTCAGCCTTTCGGTCTTCGGCGGCATGCCGATCTGGCTTGCCGCACCGGCGACTTTCCTGTTCTGTGCGTTCATGGCGCTCTACCCAGCCCTCGCCGGTTGGGCGTTCAAGCGCTGGCCGGCGCATGATTTCTGGCGTGAAGCGATTTATTTCGCCAGCCTGATTGCCACGGTCGACTGGCTGCGCAGCTGGGTTTTCACCGGTTTCCCCTGGCTGGCAGTCGGCTACTCGCAGGCCTCGCCCAGCCCACTCGCCGGCTTCGCACCGCTGATCGGCGTACACGGTCTGAGCCTGCTGGTCGCGCTGTGTGGCGCACTGCTGCTGCGCTGGCGCGTTGGTGCGCTGGCGCTGACGCTGCTTGCCCTAGGTGGTTTCGGGCTGCACCAGATTGCGTGGACCACGCCTGTTGGTGCGCCAATCAGCGTTGCGCTGATTCAGGGCAACATCCCGCAGGAAATGAAATTCCGGCCGGAAGCCTTCTTTCGCACGCTCGAAACCTATCGCGAACTGATCGAAGCCCATCCGGCCCAACTCACCATCCTGCCGGAAACCGCCATTCCCGCCTTTTTCGACCAGCTGCCACCGACCTACGTCGATTCGCTCAAGGCGACCGCACAGGCCAACCAGGGCGACCTGATCATCGGCACGCTGAGTGGCGATGGCGAACACTACTGGAACAGCGCAATAAGCCTGGGTTCATCGCCGCTGCAAAGTTACCGCAAGACGCACCTGGTCCCGTTTGGCGAAACCATTCCGGCCGGATTTTCATGGTTCATGAGCCTAGCCAACATCCCGATGTCGTCCTTCACCCGCGGCCCGGCGGAACAAACGCCATTGGCCATTGCCGGCCGCCATGTCGCGGTCAACATCTGCTACGAGGATGTTTTCGGCGAAGAAATCATTCGCGCCCTGCCCGCTGCCGGAATTCTGGCCAACCTGTCGAATACTGCATGGTTCGGTCGCTCGCTGGCACAGCCGCAGCATCTGCAGATCGCCCAGATGCGCGCCAGCGAAACAGGGCGGCCGATGCTGCGCTCGACCAACACCGGGATGACCGCCATCGTCGGCCCCGACGGCGTCGTTCAAGCCGCCCTGGCGCCCTTTACGCAAGGCGTGCTGCATGGCGAAGTGCGTGCCTACGAAGGCCTGACGCCGTTTGCCAGAATCGGGAACTTCGGTTTTCTGGCCGCTGCGGCAATCCTGACCCTGCTCAGCCGCCGTCGCCGCTGAGCAGCACGTTCAGGTCGAACGCCAGCGCTGGGCTGCCAATTCAAGGCGCTGACGCTCGGCCAGCACCCGCGTCGCGTAACGCCTGGCCGGATCCTTGGTCGCTCCGCCGAACTGTTGCAGCCCGTCTTCCAGGCCGCCATTGCGCCGAATCGACTCTTTCAGCACCCGAGCCCCGACCTGGACATTGGTCAGCGGATCAAAAAACGGCAGACTGCCAGCATCGCTCGGCAACTTGTCCTGATGGAAACGCGGCACTACCTGCATCAAGCCCTGCGCGCCGACCACACTTTGCGAGAGCGGATTGAAGCCGGACTCAACGCCGATCACCGCGACAATCAACAGGGGATCAAGCTGCAAATCCCGCGCGACCTCTTCGGCCGTGGCGAAAATTGGCTGAAGCGCCTCGGTCGACACGTGATAACGCATTGAAACGTAGGCCAGTGCCGCGCGCATGCGAGGCGTCAGCAGCACGGAGGGAACATCTTCCAAGGCTTCGGGCGGCGCATCGGTTTCCAGCTCGTCGCCGAGCAGCGCCTCTCTCGGCAGGACCGAACGGATACCGTCGACAAAGGCCGCATGGCCGTTATGCGCCCCAACCAAAGCGACCAGCAGGGCCAGGCCAAAAACCACAAGAAATTTCTGGAGTACTGCGAACACGGTTGACGTCAAACGTGACATCACCGGCGGAAAAAGAGACGTAGCGAACACGCGACCTCCTTCACTGTTGCCACTGCGGAAAACAACGCCGTCAGCGAACGGTTACAGGGGGTACGACACCCGCTCGCAGACCTCATGACGAGGATTCAGATGCCCGAAAACACAGGGGCGAGCCGATGTTGCACCGCAACATAATTTGCAGTCTATTGATTATATTGAATATTGTCAATTCAAAAGACCAAAACGCGGCACCAACATGTTGCACGACAACAACAAAACCCAATGAGCATTCGGCTGAATTGCAGTATCCAGGCACCGTCCGGACCTGACACGACAAGGCTTTGCCAGCGGGGCCGGCGCAGACCTGCCGGAGCGGGGTAAAACCTAGTAAAATCCAAGGCTTTCCGTCTTTCCGAGTGCGTCCGATGACGACCAGCAACACATCCCCGAAGAAACCCACGTTCCAGGAAATCATCCTGCGCCTGCAACAATACTGGAGCGCCCAGGGCTGCGCCCTGCTCCAGCCGTACGACATGGAAGTCGGCGCCGGCACCAGCCACACCGCCACCTTCCTCCGGGCGATCGGCCCAGAACCGTGGAAAGCCGCCTACGTGCAACCGTCGCGCCGTCCGAAGGATGGCCGCTACGGCGAGAACCCGAACCGCATGCAGCATTACTACCAGTTCCAGGTCGTGCTGAAGCCAGCGCCGGACAACATTCTTGAGCTTTACCTCGGCTCGCTCGAAGCCCTCGGCTTCGACCTCAAGAAAAACGACGTGCGTTTCGTTGAGGATGACTGGGAAAACCCGACGCTGGGCGCCTGGGGCCTCGGTTGGGAAGTCTGGATGAACGGCATGGAAGTGACCCAGTTCACCTACTTCCAGCAGGTCGGCGGCATCGACTGCAAGCCGATCACCGGCGAAATCACCTACGGCATCGAACGTCTGGCCATGTACCTGCAGGGCGTCGAGAACGTCTATGACCTGACCTGGACGGAAGGCCTGACCTACGGCGACGTCTATCACCAGAACGAAGTCGAACAATCGACCTACAACTTCGAACACTCCGACGTCGACTTCCTGTTCCACGCCTTCGGCGCGCACGAGAAGCAGGCCCAGCACCTGATGGGTGCGCAGCTCGCACTGCCGGCCTACGAGCAAGTGCTCAAGGCTGCCCACACTTTCAACCTGCTCGACGCGCGCGGTGCCATTTCCGTGACCGAACGCGCCGCCTACATCGGCCGCATCCGCAACCTGGCCCGCGCCGTGGCGCAAGCCTATCTCGACTCGCGCGCCCGCCTCGGCTTCCCGATGGCCCCGAAGGAATGGGCGGCTGAAGTGCTGGCCCAGATTGAAAAGAAAGTTGCCTGAACATGACCGTCCAAAATCTGCTCGTTGAACTGTTCGTTGAAGAACTGCCGCCCAAGGCGCTGAAGAAGCTGGGTGAAGTGTTCGCCCAGACACTGGCCAACTCGTTGAAAACGGCGGGTCTGACTGCGTCGACCGCAGCAGTCACCGCGTTCGCCTCGCCGCGCCGCCTGGCCGCGCACGTCACCGCTGTGGCCGCTGTCGCTGCCGACAAGCCGGTCGTCCAGAAGCTGATGCCGGTCGCCGTTGGCCTCGACGCCGCCGGCAACGCCACGCCCGCCCTGCTCAAGAAGCTGGCCGCCCTCGGCGCCGATGAATCCTGCGTGCCCAGCCTGCGCCGCGAAAACGACGGCAAGGCCGACATCCTGTTCTACGACAGCATGGCCAAGGGGGCCACGCTGGCCGAAGGCCTGCAAAAAGCGCTGGAAGCCGCGCTGGCCGCACTGCCAATTCCCAAAGTGATGACCTACCAGCTGCAGGACGGCTGGAGCAGCGTCAATTTCGTCCGCCCGGCACACGGCCTCGTTGCGCTGCACGGTAGCGACGTTGTGCCGCTCGCCATCCTCGGCCTGACGTCCGGTCGGGAAACGCACGGTCACCGCTTTGAAGCCGCCGTCGATCCGGTCGTCTTCGCCAACGCCGACGAATACGCCGCCAAGCTGGCGACCGACGGTGCCGTGATCGCCTCCTTCGCCGAACGCCGTGCCGAGATCGTTCGCCAGCTTGAAGCTGCTGCCGCCTCCGCTGGTGGCAAGCCGATTGAGGACGATGCGCTGCTCGACGAAGTCACCGCGCTGGTCGAACGTCCGAATGTGCTGATCGG
The sequence above is drawn from the Dechloromonas sp. TW-R-39-2 genome and encodes:
- the lnt gene encoding apolipoprotein N-acyltransferase encodes the protein MLKTLLARSPLAPYAFAAATGAAGVLCFAPFGLFWLTPLVWLGLFFAWRQAGTPRQAALTGFCFGLGFFLGGVSWIYVSLSVFGGMPIWLAAPATFLFCAFMALYPALAGWAFKRWPAHDFWREAIYFASLIATVDWLRSWVFTGFPWLAVGYSQASPSPLAGFAPLIGVHGLSLLVALCGALLLRWRVGALALTLLALGGFGLHQIAWTTPVGAPISVALIQGNIPQEMKFRPEAFFRTLETYRELIEAHPAQLTILPETAIPAFFDQLPPTYVDSLKATAQANQGDLIIGTLSGDGEHYWNSAISLGSSPLQSYRKTHLVPFGETIPAGFSWFMSLANIPMSSFTRGPAEQTPLAIAGRHVAVNICYEDVFGEEIIRALPAAGILANLSNTAWFGRSLAQPQHLQIAQMRASETGRPMLRSTNTGMTAIVGPDGVVQAALAPFTQGVLHGEVRAYEGLTPFARIGNFGFLAAAAILTLLSRRRR
- a CDS encoding transglycosylase SLT domain-containing protein, which produces MFAVLQKFLVVFGLALLVALVGAHNGHAAFVDGIRSVLPREALLGDELETDAPPEALEDVPSVLLTPRMRAALAYVSMRYHVSTEALQPIFATAEEVARDLQLDPLLIVAVIGVESGFNPLSQSVVGAQGLMQVVPRFHQDKLPSDAGSLPFFDPLTNVQVGARVLKESIRRNGGLEDGLQQFGGATKDPARRYATRVLAERQRLELAAQRWRST
- the glyQ gene encoding glycine--tRNA ligase subunit alpha codes for the protein MTTSNTSPKKPTFQEIILRLQQYWSAQGCALLQPYDMEVGAGTSHTATFLRAIGPEPWKAAYVQPSRRPKDGRYGENPNRMQHYYQFQVVLKPAPDNILELYLGSLEALGFDLKKNDVRFVEDDWENPTLGAWGLGWEVWMNGMEVTQFTYFQQVGGIDCKPITGEITYGIERLAMYLQGVENVYDLTWTEGLTYGDVYHQNEVEQSTYNFEHSDVDFLFHAFGAHEKQAQHLMGAQLALPAYEQVLKAAHTFNLLDARGAISVTERAAYIGRIRNLARAVAQAYLDSRARLGFPMAPKEWAAEVLAQIEKKVA